In Alistipes sp. ZOR0009, one genomic interval encodes:
- a CDS encoding glycosyltransferase family 9 protein, producing the protein MSQRPIKILVIRLSALGDVAMTVPVIISIKSQYPNAEITVVSKPWVKPIFDKIGVNFVGPEIRKGRKGIVDFLRFFRKLNNLEKWDVVIDLHNVIFSKLLKILFRLTGTPFVVIDKGRQEKKELTEYPKKEFKQLPSTFERYANTFKRAGFPINIEFDTIFPREEQLTEQILTITGLKQGKWIGIAPFAQHKGKIYPPEKMEEVVKHFSLQASTKIILFGGGASEQKLLSEWETKYPNTISMAGKIKLGQELLVMNLLDVMVSMDSANMHLASLCATPVVSVWGATHPYAGFYGWKQPQENIVQLSLDCRPCSVYGNKECMWGDYRCMNNITPSQIIEKIDNIIK; encoded by the coding sequence ATGAGTCAGCGACCAATTAAAATATTAGTTATCCGATTATCGGCACTGGGGGATGTCGCAATGACAGTACCTGTCATTATCTCTATTAAAAGCCAATATCCCAATGCCGAAATAACAGTTGTTTCAAAACCTTGGGTAAAACCGATTTTTGATAAAATTGGAGTAAATTTTGTTGGCCCAGAAATCAGAAAAGGGAGGAAAGGAATCGTTGATTTTCTTCGTTTTTTTAGGAAGTTGAACAACTTGGAAAAGTGGGATGTCGTTATCGACCTGCATAATGTTATCTTCTCGAAGCTACTTAAAATTCTTTTTAGACTAACAGGAACTCCTTTTGTTGTCATCGACAAAGGAAGACAAGAAAAAAAAGAGCTAACCGAATATCCTAAAAAAGAATTTAAACAGCTACCGAGCACTTTCGAACGGTACGCCAACACTTTTAAGCGAGCTGGATTTCCTATCAACATTGAGTTTGATACCATATTCCCAAGGGAAGAACAGTTAACCGAACAAATACTTACCATTACGGGATTAAAACAGGGTAAGTGGATTGGTATCGCCCCATTTGCTCAGCACAAAGGAAAGATTTACCCGCCCGAAAAAATGGAAGAGGTTGTTAAACACTTCAGCCTGCAAGCCAGCACAAAGATAATCCTCTTTGGAGGAGGTGCTTCCGAGCAGAAGTTGCTTTCTGAATGGGAAACAAAGTATCCCAACACCATTTCGATGGCTGGCAAAATCAAATTAGGACAAGAGCTCTTAGTAATGAATCTGCTCGACGTTATGGTTTCCATGGATTCAGCAAACATGCACCTAGCTTCGTTATGCGCAACACCCGTTGTCTCCGTATGGGGAGCAACACACCCTTACGCTGGATTTTACGGATGGAAGCAACCTCAAGAAAATATTGTACAGCTATCATTAGACTGCCGTCCCTGTTCCGTTTACGGGAATAAGGAGTGCATGTGGGGAGACTATAGATGCATGAACAACATCACTCCTTCTCAAATTATCGAAAAAATCGACAACATCATAAAATAA
- a CDS encoding DUF4286 family protein, producing the protein MAGFIINTTFSVDKKVDLAWLEWLQKDYIPFVLNSGVCKSHLLTRVLLQGGENDLTYSLQIRISDPQQSLIYDSLCHSALEKQIPELFPNAVYYFKTVMKIIE; encoded by the coding sequence ATGGCTGGATTTATCATCAACACAACCTTTAGCGTCGACAAAAAAGTTGATTTAGCATGGCTTGAATGGCTACAAAAAGACTACATCCCTTTTGTATTAAACTCTGGAGTGTGCAAAAGTCACCTACTCACCCGAGTTCTTTTACAAGGAGGTGAAAACGACTTAACCTATTCCCTTCAAATCCGAATCAGCGACCCACAGCAAAGCCTTATCTACGATTCGCTTTGCCACTCGGCTCTTGAAAAACAGATTCCTGAACTTTTCCCCAATGCGGTCTACTACTTCAAAACTGTTATGAAAATAATTGAGTAG
- the ruvC gene encoding crossover junction endodeoxyribonuclease RuvC, with protein sequence MKIVEKIILGIDPGTNLMGYGIIAVNQQKIKLVCMGVIDLKKMGDHYLKLGKIFEKVTSIIDQYHPDELAIEAPFYGKNVQSMLKLGRAQGVAMAAALARQMPIFEYSPRKVKMAITGQGASSKEQVAAMLKSILKEKELPESTFDATDALGIAVCHHFQSSSPIPDNKYNSWTEFISKNPKRLK encoded by the coding sequence ATTAAAATCGTGGAAAAAATAATTTTAGGAATCGATCCTGGAACAAACTTAATGGGTTATGGCATAATTGCAGTTAACCAACAAAAAATAAAGTTGGTTTGCATGGGGGTTATCGATCTAAAAAAAATGGGAGATCACTACCTTAAGTTGGGAAAGATTTTTGAAAAAGTAACGTCCATTATCGACCAATATCATCCTGATGAGCTAGCCATCGAAGCCCCATTCTATGGCAAAAATGTGCAATCCATGCTAAAATTAGGACGAGCCCAAGGAGTAGCCATGGCTGCAGCACTTGCCCGTCAGATGCCAATATTTGAATATTCTCCTCGTAAAGTTAAGATGGCAATCACGGGTCAAGGAGCCTCTTCTAAAGAGCAAGTAGCCGCAATGCTTAAAAGTATTTTAAAAGAAAAAGAACTTCCTGAATCAACCTTTGATGCGACCGATGCATTGGGAATTGCTGTATGCCATCACTTTCAGTCATCCTCTCCAATCCCAGACAATAAGTACAATAGCTGGACTGAGTTTATTAGCAAAAACCCCAAACGTTTGAAATAA
- the greA gene encoding transcription elongation factor GreA yields MSKVIYLTEEGFNKLREDLEHLKSVERPAIARQIAEARDKGDLSENAEYDAAKEAQGLLEMRIAKLEDTFANARILDESKIDISSVQILNKVKIKNLKNNTVMQYTLVSENEANLKEGKISIGTPIAKALMGKKVGDVVEVQIPAGLVNFEIVEISR; encoded by the coding sequence ATGTCAAAAGTCATCTATCTTACGGAGGAAGGTTTTAATAAACTTCGCGAAGATCTTGAACACCTAAAGAGTGTAGAGCGACCTGCCATAGCTCGTCAGATAGCCGAGGCGCGCGATAAGGGCGACCTTTCGGAGAATGCAGAATACGATGCAGCAAAGGAGGCGCAAGGCCTACTTGAAATGCGTATTGCTAAACTGGAGGACACCTTTGCCAACGCTCGCATCCTTGACGAGTCTAAAATAGATATCAGCTCTGTACAGATTTTGAATAAGGTTAAAATTAAGAACCTTAAGAATAATACTGTAATGCAGTATACCCTTGTCTCCGAAAATGAGGCAAACCTGAAAGAGGGTAAAATATCAATCGGAACGCCTATTGCCAAAGCACTAATGGGCAAGAAGGTTGGTGATGTGGTTGAAGTGCAAATACCTGCAGGGCTGGTGAACTTCGAAATTGTTGAAATTTCTAGGTAA
- a CDS encoding DUF4254 domain-containing protein, with the protein MEFSALCNKLFDQCVENYHIADHVDSEFVNPYEQQTIEYVLYLKNRIDAVQWHLEDIIRDPNIDPVEALALKRRIDKSNQDRTDLVEMIDSYFFEKYAAIKPLDNAVINTESPAWAIDRLSILALKIYHMQQEVNRTDSDSAHIEQCTKKLNILLEQRVDLSSAIDQLIADIEAGRRYMKVYKQMKMYNDPSLNPVLYAKK; encoded by the coding sequence ATGGAGTTTAGCGCACTATGCAATAAATTATTCGACCAGTGTGTTGAAAATTATCACATTGCAGACCATGTTGACAGCGAATTTGTAAATCCATACGAACAACAAACCATCGAATACGTCCTATACCTCAAAAACAGAATTGATGCTGTTCAGTGGCATTTGGAAGATATTATTCGCGACCCCAACATCGACCCGGTAGAGGCATTAGCACTTAAAAGAAGGATTGACAAATCCAATCAAGACCGCACCGATTTGGTAGAAATGATAGACAGCTACTTCTTCGAAAAATATGCCGCTATCAAGCCTCTAGATAACGCTGTCATTAACACAGAAAGTCCAGCATGGGCTATCGACAGGTTATCAATTCTTGCTCTTAAGATTTACCACATGCAGCAGGAAGTTAACCGAACCGATTCGGATAGCGCCCATATAGAACAATGCACTAAAAAGTTAAACATTCTACTTGAGCAGCGCGTTGATTTATCCAGCGCCATCGACCAGCTTATTGCCGATATCGAAGCAGGAAGACGATACATGAAGGTTTACAAGCAGATGAAGATGTACAACGATCCATCTTTAAATCCCGTTCTTTACGCAAAGAAATAG
- a CDS encoding HIT family protein, whose amino-acid sequence MASIFSKIISGEIPSYKVAEDENYYAFLDIFPMAKGHTLVVPKMEVDYLFDLSPEVLAGMTLFAQKVAKGVKAAMPCSRVGVAVLGLEVPHAHIHLVPINKESDLDFRKEKLKLTNEEFTEIAKQISEHIK is encoded by the coding sequence ATGGCTTCTATCTTTTCTAAAATTATTAGTGGCGAAATACCCAGCTACAAGGTAGCCGAGGACGAGAACTATTACGCCTTTTTGGATATTTTCCCAATGGCAAAAGGGCATACGTTAGTAGTGCCTAAGATGGAGGTAGATTACTTGTTCGATCTTAGCCCAGAAGTCCTTGCTGGTATGACTTTGTTTGCCCAAAAGGTTGCAAAAGGGGTTAAAGCGGCCATGCCTTGCAGTCGGGTAGGGGTTGCTGTTTTGGGGTTGGAAGTTCCCCATGCACATATCCACCTAGTGCCCATTAATAAGGAGTCAGATCTGGACTTCCGTAAGGAAAAATTAAAGTTGACGAACGAGGAATTTACGGAGATTGCAAAACAGATTTCTGAGCATATAAAGTAA
- a CDS encoding DMT family transporter: MSNATKSILFASITILFWSTVATAFKIALKHCSIPQILLLASLTSFIIMGAMVPLVGIQKMFSQTKEDLLRSALMGFFNPFLYYLILFKAYTLLPAQVAQPINQIWPLILALLAVPLLHQKLPRTTLTSLIICFAGVTVISSQGHLNIFENSNPVGIILALSSSIIWSLYWIVNVKDTRDIVIKLFTNFGFSVAYLLLISLFIPNFYSYSTTAIFSSIYIGIFEMGISFLFWLKALKYAKSAAKIGLMIYLIPFISLIFIHFIAGEEIKTTTILGLLLIVAGIGYQQKDNVFSKN, translated from the coding sequence ATGAGCAACGCCACAAAGAGCATTCTTTTTGCATCGATAACAATCCTTTTCTGGAGCACGGTTGCGACAGCTTTTAAAATAGCCCTTAAACATTGCTCAATTCCTCAAATCCTACTCTTAGCATCGCTCACCTCCTTTATAATTATGGGAGCAATGGTTCCTTTGGTTGGAATTCAAAAGATGTTTAGTCAAACTAAAGAAGACCTATTACGATCTGCTCTAATGGGGTTTTTTAATCCGTTCTTATACTACTTGATTCTATTTAAAGCATACACCTTACTTCCAGCACAGGTCGCACAACCCATAAATCAGATTTGGCCGCTAATTTTAGCCCTACTTGCAGTACCTTTACTTCACCAAAAGTTACCCAGGACAACGCTAACTAGCTTAATAATCTGCTTTGCGGGGGTTACTGTCATTTCATCTCAAGGACATCTAAATATCTTTGAAAATTCGAATCCCGTTGGAATTATACTCGCACTATCAAGTTCTATCATTTGGAGTTTATACTGGATCGTTAATGTAAAAGACACTAGAGACATTGTTATTAAGCTTTTTACTAACTTTGGATTTTCAGTCGCATACCTTCTTCTGATCTCTCTCTTCATCCCAAACTTTTACAGTTACTCAACAACAGCAATATTTAGCAGCATTTATATCGGCATTTTTGAAATGGGAATCAGCTTCTTATTCTGGTTAAAAGCGCTGAAATACGCTAAATCAGCAGCAAAAATAGGCCTCATGATATACCTCATTCCATTTATATCGTTAATTTTCATCCACTTTATAGCCGGAGAAGAAATAAAAACGACTACTATTTTAGGTTTACTTCTCATAGTAGCAGGCATTGGATACCAACAGAAGGATAACGTTTTCTCAAAAAATTAA
- the serS gene encoding serine--tRNA ligase, with protein MLTLKQIREDKDQTIKRLAVKGFDATTIVDEIIALDDERKATQAKVDANLAEMNNISRQIGVMFSQGKQLEANTLKQKTLDMKEATKEMQDRLSEVESLLDQKIVLLPNFPSEQVPAGRTPEDNQVVREGGEKPNLNKDNTLPHWELTKKYDIIDFELGVKLTGAGFPVYKGQGAKLQRALIAFFLDENTAAGYTEVMPPLMVNEASGFGTGQLPDKEGQMYHATTDNFYLIPTAEVPVTNIFRDVILNAKELPVKMTAYTPCFRREAGSYGKDVRGLNRLHQFDKVEIVQVAHPDESYKALEGMVAHVENIVKKLELPYRILRLCGGDMSFTSALTFDFEVYSAAQERWLEVSSVSNFESFQSNRLKLRFKDDGDKKTQLAHTLNGSSLALPRIVAALLENNQTEKGIRIPKALQPYTGFEYIC; from the coding sequence AGCGCAAAGCAACACAAGCCAAGGTGGACGCCAACCTTGCAGAAATGAACAACATATCGCGCCAAATTGGGGTGATGTTCAGCCAAGGGAAGCAGCTTGAAGCAAATACCCTTAAGCAAAAGACGCTGGACATGAAAGAGGCTACAAAAGAAATGCAGGATCGCCTTTCGGAAGTAGAATCTCTTTTAGATCAAAAAATAGTGCTTCTACCAAACTTCCCTAGCGAACAAGTTCCGGCCGGAAGAACTCCAGAAGACAACCAAGTGGTTCGGGAAGGCGGTGAAAAGCCCAACTTGAATAAAGACAACACACTTCCTCACTGGGAGCTAACCAAGAAGTACGATATCATTGATTTTGAACTCGGAGTGAAGCTTACCGGTGCTGGATTCCCTGTTTACAAAGGCCAAGGAGCCAAACTACAACGTGCGCTAATTGCATTTTTCCTAGACGAAAACACAGCAGCAGGCTACACCGAAGTTATGCCCCCCCTTATGGTGAATGAAGCATCTGGTTTTGGAACGGGTCAGCTTCCTGACAAGGAAGGTCAGATGTACCATGCTACAACAGATAACTTCTACCTGATACCGACCGCCGAAGTTCCTGTTACAAACATATTTAGAGATGTAATTCTAAACGCTAAAGAATTACCCGTAAAAATGACGGCCTACACGCCTTGCTTCCGCAGAGAAGCGGGATCATACGGCAAAGACGTACGTGGACTAAACCGTCTACACCAATTTGACAAGGTTGAAATAGTTCAAGTTGCACATCCCGACGAGTCTTACAAAGCTTTAGAAGGAATGGTTGCCCACGTTGAAAACATCGTAAAAAAGTTAGAACTCCCATATCGAATTCTAAGACTTTGCGGCGGAGACATGAGCTTCACCTCTGCGCTAACATTTGATTTTGAGGTATACTCTGCAGCACAAGAACGTTGGCTAGAGGTCTCTTCCGTTTCAAATTTCGAAAGTTTTCAGTCAAATAGGCTTAAACTTCGCTTCAAAGACGATGGAGATAAGAAAACACAGCTTGCGCACACGCTTAACGGAAGTTCCCTTGCTCTTCCCCGTATTGTCGCAGCACTACTTGAAAACAACCAAACAGAAAAAGGCATCAGAATTCCGAAGGCTTTACAACCTTATACAGGATTCGAATACATTTGCTAG